The Alphaproteobacteria bacterium genome includes a region encoding these proteins:
- the accB gene encoding acetyl-CoA carboxylase biotin carboxyl carrier protein: MSTKITIDDKAIRKLARLLEEVSLSEIEYENDGCRIRVSKQIPGGGAPYTIVTSNSDDSGRGESAEALSAPVSREQGNQPNWENHHGLIKSPMVGTAYLAPEPGSPVFVKVGDMIEVGHTLLVLEAMKVMNPIKAARAGKVIHVFVKNGAPVEFGEPLCVIE; encoded by the coding sequence ATGTCCACAAAAATTACCATTGACGACAAAGCCATTCGAAAGCTAGCAAGGCTCCTAGAAGAAGTCAGCCTTAGTGAAATCGAATACGAAAACGACGGATGCCGCATACGTGTGTCCAAGCAAATTCCCGGTGGTGGTGCCCCCTATACCATAGTAACATCCAATTCGGATGATTCTGGCAGGGGAGAATCCGCCGAAGCGTTATCTGCCCCGGTTTCCCGCGAACAGGGCAATCAACCGAACTGGGAAAATCACCACGGACTTATTAAGTCCCCCATGGTTGGAACGGCCTATTTAGCACCCGAACCAGGGTCACCCGTTTTCGTAAAGGTGGGGGACATGATCGAAGTCGGTCATACTCTGCTCGTCCTAGAGGCGATGAAGGTAATGAATCCCATTAAGGCCGCAAGAGCAGGAAAAGTTATCCATGTTTTTGTCAAAAATGGCGCCCCTGTAGAATTTGGCGAACCCCTTTGCGTTATTGAATAG
- the accC gene encoding acetyl-CoA carboxylase biotin carboxylase subunit, translating into MFSKILIANRGEIALRIIRACRELGVKTVAVHSTADVDSMHVRLADESVCIGPPAAKDSYLNMPALLSAADITGAEAIHPGVGFLSENAAFASMVTEHGMVFIGPTAEHIGLMGDKVKAKKLMIELGVPVVPGSEGSIDTEEQAIETAALIGFPVIFKAISGGGGKGMKVASNPAEVASAFRLAKVEAKANFGNDQVFMERYLRKPRHIEIQILADHHGNVVYLGERDCSLQRRHQKVFEESPSPALTPKLRDDLGEIVRQAIGKMGYRGAGTLEFLFENGEFFFMEMNTRIQVEHTITEMVTGVDLVKEQIKVAADIPLPFTQKDIVINGHSIECRINAEDSETFIPSPGKIGMYHVPGGFGIRVDSHLYQGYTVPPYYDSMISKLIAHGNTREECLNRMERALHEYVIEGVSTTLPLHRKLVRNTDVRNGDYDNHWLEEWLEKK; encoded by the coding sequence ATGTTTTCGAAAATATTAATTGCTAATCGTGGTGAAATCGCCCTCAGAATCATACGGGCATGTCGCGAACTTGGCGTTAAAACGGTTGCAGTCCATTCAACGGCGGACGTTGATTCAATGCATGTTCGCCTGGCCGATGAAAGTGTTTGCATTGGACCCCCTGCTGCCAAAGACAGCTATCTCAATATGCCAGCCCTTTTGAGCGCAGCCGATATAACCGGCGCAGAAGCCATTCACCCTGGTGTGGGCTTTTTGTCAGAAAATGCCGCATTCGCATCCATGGTAACAGAACATGGCATGGTTTTTATTGGCCCAACCGCCGAACACATTGGCCTAATGGGTGACAAGGTCAAGGCCAAAAAACTGATGATAGAACTTGGTGTTCCTGTTGTTCCTGGATCAGAGGGAAGCATCGATACCGAAGAACAAGCCATCGAAACAGCTGCATTAATCGGGTTTCCGGTAATTTTTAAGGCCATATCAGGCGGCGGCGGCAAAGGAATGAAAGTCGCAAGTAACCCAGCCGAGGTCGCCAGCGCCTTTCGTTTGGCAAAAGTAGAGGCCAAAGCAAACTTCGGCAATGACCAAGTGTTTATGGAACGCTATCTGCGTAAACCACGCCACATCGAAATTCAGATTCTGGCCGATCATCATGGTAATGTCGTGTATCTGGGGGAGCGAGATTGTTCATTGCAACGTCGCCACCAAAAAGTATTCGAGGAATCCCCCTCGCCTGCGCTGACACCAAAACTCAGGGACGATCTGGGTGAAATTGTGCGTCAAGCGATTGGAAAAATGGGATACAGGGGTGCTGGAACCCTTGAATTTCTGTTTGAAAATGGGGAATTTTTCTTTATGGAAATGAATACCCGCATCCAAGTGGAACACACAATTACCGAAATGGTGACGGGCGTTGATTTGGTCAAAGAACAAATTAAAGTCGCAGCTGATATTCCATTACCCTTCACACAAAAAGACATTGTTATCAATGGGCACTCGATCGAATGCCGCATCAATGCAGAAGATTCGGAAACTTTCATACCCTCACCCGGTAAAATTGGGATGTACCATGTTCCCGGTGGATTTGGCATTCGCGTAGATAGTCACTTGTACCAGGGATACACAGTCCCCCCATACTACGACAGCATGATCTCCAAATTGATTGCGCACGGAAACACCCGTGAAGAATGCCTCAATCGGATGGAGCGCGCCTTGCATGAATATGTGATAGAGGGTGTCTCCACAACACTCCCCCTCCACCGCAAGCTTGTCAGAAATACGGATGTCAGAAACGGTGATTATGACAATCACTGGCTTGAAGAATGGCTAGAGAAAAAATAA
- the rpmE gene encoding 50S ribosomal protein L31, translating to MKKGIHPEYHPITVVMTDGTSFVTRSTWGKEGDTIRLDIDPLSHPAWTGAGHKLMDTGGQISKFSKRYQNFGLENNA from the coding sequence ATGAAAAAAGGAATCCATCCTGAATATCATCCCATTACAGTTGTAATGACAGACGGAACCAGTTTTGTAACCCGCAGCACATGGGGAAAAGAAGGCGATACGATTCGTCTTGATATCGATCCCTTGTCACATCCAGCATGGACGGGCGCTGGTCACAAATTGATGGATACCGGCGGTCAAATCAGCAAGTTCAGCAAGCGTTACCAAAATTTTGGATTAGAGAATAACGCTTAA
- a CDS encoding Rpn family recombination-promoting nuclease/putative transposase, with amino-acid sequence MKNNNPLISFDYAIKYLLGDKGDYSIVEGFISALLKTKGYKDVKIVALLESESNKEDSKIKRSLADLIVEDADHHKYIIEIERTVKDSFIHKACFNTSRLIVDNLAPREDYTQIIKIFHISLLYFPIGSGNGSIYHGKTIIHEIETNERLSVHIKNKETGEFFDATNILPEYFYISVPLFNDRLEREIDDWLHVMKYDEVPETYHSPYMAQVAEKLSILKMTPDERANYSYYRKQLYNDRDELQAAEARGEAKTRTEIAKRLLSQNIDIGTISVATGLSVADIQNIK; translated from the coding sequence ATGAAAAACAATAATCCCTTGATCTCCTTTGACTATGCCATCAAATATCTCCTCGGAGACAAAGGGGATTATAGTATCGTGGAAGGTTTTATATCGGCCCTACTTAAAACTAAGGGTTACAAGGATGTTAAAATCGTGGCCTTGCTTGAGAGTGAGAGCAATAAAGAAGACAGCAAAATTAAAAGAAGCCTTGCTGATTTAATCGTAGAGGACGCCGACCACCACAAATATATTATTGAGATAGAACGCACCGTCAAGGATTCATTTATCCATAAAGCATGTTTCAACACATCCAGGCTGATTGTGGATAATCTGGCCCCAAGGGAAGATTACACCCAAATCATCAAAATATTTCATATCTCGTTGCTCTATTTCCCGATAGGAAGCGGAAATGGTTCTATTTATCACGGAAAAACCATTATTCATGAAATCGAGACGAATGAAAGATTATCGGTTCATATCAAAAATAAAGAAACGGGCGAATTCTTTGATGCAACCAATATTTTGCCGGAATATTTTTATATTTCAGTTCCCCTGTTTAATGACCGCCTAGAAAGGGAAATAGATGACTGGCTGCACGTCATGAAATATGACGAAGTCCCCGAAACGTATCATTCGCCCTATATGGCCCAAGTTGCGGAAAAGCTGAGTATTCTCAAAATGACCCCCGATGAAAGGGCGAATTACTCCTATTACCGAAAGCAGCTTTACAATGATAGGGATGAGCTGCAAGCAGCCGAGGCCAGAGGTGAAGCCAAAACAAGAACTGAAATTGCAAAAAGGTTATTGTCTCAAAATATAGATATTGGTACGATATCTGTCGCTACAGGTTTATCTGTTGCTGACATTCAAAATATAAAATAG
- a CDS encoding ABC transporter ATP-binding protein, producing MRTRGSEIFEDQSLKGEGYNSSHDRDRPNHGRILAKRILAEHIAPYKPNFALACFFMVLAALATAALPYLLQPVFDDVFTANDPKLLAYFCGAVLTAFIVKGIASYGESVVMTYVGQKIISDIQNRLFAHLMKADLSFFHNTTSGDLLSRFTNDVNMMRNAMANTLIGLGKDSLTFLFLGGVMFYRDFTLALIAFVVFPIAILPITFQGIRVVKAYGMEQAEAIRAETMIQKIFKLIYKSARVRSASHPIMESLGGVAIIGVIAYGGWQVMHHSRTAGEFISFILALVLVYEPLKRLSNLNANLQEGLAAATRVFAILDTPPHITDPTAAHPIGKTAGKITFDHVSFCYPNGKEALKDLNFVIEPGHSIALVGSSGAGKSTIINLIPRFYDVSQGRILLDDQDIRHVKLDDLRHQIALVSQEIALFDLSIRDNIAYGTPNATNEQIISAAKSAAADEFIVRLPEGYETVIGENGVKLSGGQRQRLAIARAMLKNAPILLLDEATSALDTDSERQVQSALKILMQGRTTIMVAHRLSTVVDADIIYVLDHGEIVETGNHKALLKQKGIYANLWRAQSQGAA from the coding sequence ATGAGGACGCGAGGTTCCGAAATTTTCGAAGATCAGAGTTTGAAAGGCGAAGGGTATAACTCGTCGCACGATCGCGATCGCCCTAATCATGGAAGAATTTTGGCCAAGCGGATCTTGGCCGAACACATAGCACCCTATAAACCGAATTTTGCGCTGGCGTGCTTTTTTATGGTCCTGGCGGCACTGGCGACGGCTGCCCTGCCCTATCTTTTGCAACCCGTATTCGATGATGTTTTTACCGCCAACGATCCCAAGCTGTTGGCATACTTTTGTGGGGCAGTCCTGACCGCTTTCATTGTCAAGGGAATCGCGTCCTACGGTGAATCGGTTGTCATGACATACGTCGGTCAAAAAATCATCTCTGACATTCAAAATCGGCTTTTCGCCCATTTAATGAAGGCGGATTTGTCTTTTTTCCACAACACAACCAGTGGGGATCTGCTGTCCCGCTTTACGAACGATGTGAACATGATGCGAAATGCTATGGCCAATACGTTAATCGGCCTTGGGAAAGATTCGCTGACCTTTCTGTTTTTGGGGGGGGTTATGTTCTATCGGGATTTTACACTGGCCCTGATCGCCTTTGTCGTGTTCCCCATAGCGATCCTTCCCATAACCTTCCAAGGGATTCGCGTTGTTAAAGCATACGGCATGGAACAAGCCGAAGCCATTCGCGCCGAAACCATGATTCAGAAAATTTTTAAACTGATTTATAAATCGGCCCGAGTCAGGTCGGCATCGCACCCCATCATGGAAAGCTTGGGCGGCGTTGCCATTATTGGCGTTATTGCCTATGGTGGATGGCAGGTCATGCACCATAGCCGCACAGCCGGGGAATTTATTTCTTTCATTCTGGCCCTGGTTTTAGTTTATGAACCCTTAAAACGGCTGAGCAATTTAAACGCAAACCTGCAAGAAGGCCTGGCGGCAGCCACGCGCGTTTTCGCCATTTTGGACACACCACCACATATCACCGATCCCACAGCAGCGCATCCAATCGGTAAAACAGCGGGGAAAATTACATTTGATCATGTTTCTTTTTGCTACCCCAACGGAAAAGAGGCCTTAAAGGATCTTAACTTTGTGATCGAGCCTGGACACAGCATTGCCCTGGTTGGATCCAGTGGCGCTGGAAAATCAACAATCATTAACCTAATCCCACGTTTTTATGACGTCAGCCAAGGGCGAATATTATTAGATGACCAGGATATCCGCCATGTTAAATTGGATGATTTGCGGCACCAAATTGCCCTGGTCAGTCAAGAAATCGCCCTGTTTGATTTGTCAATCCGGGATAATATTGCCTATGGAACGCCGAACGCAACCAACGAACAAATCATTTCCGCAGCAAAATCCGCCGCCGCTGATGAGTTTATTGTACGACTGCCAGAAGGTTACGAAACAGTTATTGGCGAAAATGGGGTCAAACTATCGGGTGGACAACGGCAGCGCCTTGCTATTGCCCGGGCTATGCTCAAAAATGCACCCATATTGCTGTTGGATGAAGCCACATCCGCACTGGACACAGATTCCGAACGCCAGGTCCAATCAGCGCTTAAAATCTTAATGCAAGGACGAACGACAATCATGGTCGCCCACCGTCTTTCGACCGTTGTGGATGCGGATATTATCTATGTTCTGGATCATGGCGAAATCGTTGAAACAGGCAATCACAAGGCCCTGCTGAAACAAAAGGGGATTTATGCCAACCTTTGGCGCGCACAATCCCAAGGGGCTGCCTGA
- a CDS encoding MFS transporter has protein sequence MTSKAISIEDYPGATGTRDISKSYRYWRLRIMYSMMMGYAGFYLIRQNFTMAIPSMQSELGYSKTQIGWIITSAAIVYGLGKGLSGLLSDRSNARYFMTFGLFMSAVMNLCMGFSSTLPSLMIFWTLNSCFQSMGWPPCARLLTHWFCPKEIGTKWALWNTSQQIGGAAILVMAGFLIENYGWRYAFYVPGIICLFLSVFLFNRLRDTPQSLGLPSVEEYKGLVKTAQDHEEQNLTMREIIVEKVLKNKLVWYVCFANFFLYIVRMAVFNWAPTFLREFKGSPIETAGWQSATFDVAGMFGGVVAGYLSDKIFRGHRGQVGSIFMVLLAFCVLFLWNAPAGQVWLHFIGMATIGFLVSGPQILVGVAATDFASKKAAGAASGLTGIFGYLGTAVTGVGVGAIVDNYGWDYAFMLVTASALLGAVFFSLTWNHRSKVLEELDKANLE, from the coding sequence ATGACGTCAAAAGCTATTTCGATTGAGGATTATCCTGGCGCAACAGGAACACGGGACATTTCAAAATCATATCGCTATTGGCGCCTGCGTATAATGTATTCCATGATGATGGGATATGCTGGATTTTATCTTATTCGGCAAAATTTCACGATGGCCATTCCATCCATGCAATCAGAATTAGGGTATAGCAAAACCCAAATAGGATGGATCATTACCAGCGCAGCCATTGTCTATGGCCTTGGCAAAGGCCTGAGCGGGCTTTTAAGCGACCGCAGCAATGCCCGTTATTTTATGACGTTTGGCTTGTTTATGTCTGCCGTGATGAACCTGTGCATGGGATTTAGCTCTACCCTGCCATCATTGATGATTTTTTGGACATTAAATTCGTGTTTCCAATCCATGGGATGGCCGCCCTGCGCCCGTCTTTTAACGCATTGGTTCTGCCCCAAAGAAATTGGGACAAAATGGGCCCTTTGGAATACGTCTCAACAAATTGGCGGCGCCGCTATTTTGGTTATGGCCGGCTTTTTGATCGAAAATTATGGATGGCGCTATGCCTTTTATGTGCCAGGAATAATTTGCTTATTCTTGTCTGTCTTTTTGTTTAATCGTTTACGGGATACACCCCAATCATTGGGCTTGCCATCCGTGGAGGAATACAAGGGACTTGTGAAGACCGCCCAGGATCACGAAGAGCAAAATCTAACGATGCGCGAAATTATCGTCGAAAAAGTTCTGAAAAACAAACTGGTTTGGTATGTGTGTTTTGCCAACTTTTTTCTATACATTGTGCGCATGGCCGTTTTCAATTGGGCCCCAACATTTTTAAGGGAATTCAAGGGAAGCCCGATCGAAACAGCCGGATGGCAATCAGCAACATTTGATGTGGCCGGAATGTTCGGTGGCGTTGTCGCTGGATATCTTTCTGATAAAATATTCCGCGGACACAGGGGCCAAGTTGGATCCATATTTATGGTGCTTTTGGCATTTTGCGTGCTATTTTTGTGGAACGCCCCCGCAGGGCAAGTTTGGCTTCATTTTATAGGCATGGCAACGATCGGATTTTTAGTGTCAGGTCCCCAGATACTGGTTGGCGTGGCAGCAACAGACTTTGCATCCAAAAAGGCAGCGGGGGCAGCATCGGGCCTTACGGGGATATTTGGATACCTCGGGACAGCCGTGACTGGCGTTGGTGTTGGCGCAATTGTTGATAATTACGGATGGGATTATGCCTTTATGTTGGTAACCGCATCCGCCTTGCTTGGTGCCGTGTTTTTCTCATTAACATGGAATCACCGATCCAAAGTTCTGGAAGAGCTCGACAAAGCCAATTTGGAATAG
- a CDS encoding ABC transporter ATP-binding protein yields MNTPLSFLWSVIKPYKFLYLVMMMAPIASGVHLILCNYAVKLLIDLFTQNHHITFAQSWKPIALFVSAQVIMDGSWRAHNFAQLKCVPYILQNIMDKVCTHCFNLPYTFFQNNLSGSVVGKIKGIGDNYFKIQQALEYHLSTPLYITVFSGIAMAFTNIKIFFFVLVFTLIYSPIAFRFFTKLANMEQAKQDSWYHLFGTVADRIANIFTIFSFATRQRELQKIQDYYDTVHNPLTIKYYKYDLIISIILSLVYWVFLISLFCYVIDLRNNGEISIGDIAFVMSLTFLFSENCWNTTMKIKDFLEDIAAFRAAFAIMKVPQDTIDKPHSPSLKIAKGGIAFQDLSFNYENNSSVFKNLNLHIKAGERVGIVGHSGAGKSTLISLLLKNFKATSGDIVIDDQSIYDVSSDSLRSQISLIPQDIMLFHRSIGENIGYAKENATQAEIENAAKAANIHEFIETLPDKYDTLVGERGVKLSGGQRQRIAIARAILKNAPILILDEATSSLDSQTEQEIQKSINTMLNTNKSTVIAIAHRLSTIKHLDRIVVMEDGNIIEDGDFSTLLAIPNGRFKNLWEHQVNGMVV; encoded by the coding sequence ATGAACACTCCCCTTTCTTTCCTCTGGTCGGTTATAAAACCATACAAGTTCCTGTACCTTGTCATGATGATGGCCCCCATTGCCAGCGGTGTTCATCTGATACTCTGCAATTATGCCGTGAAACTTTTAATCGATTTATTTACGCAGAACCATCATATTACTTTTGCACAAAGTTGGAAGCCAATCGCCTTATTCGTCAGTGCGCAAGTCATCATGGATGGTTCGTGGCGTGCGCATAATTTTGCCCAATTAAAATGCGTACCCTATATTTTACAAAATATAATGGATAAAGTTTGTACGCATTGTTTTAACCTGCCCTATACTTTTTTTCAAAATAATCTTTCGGGTTCTGTGGTTGGAAAGATAAAGGGAATTGGGGATAATTATTTTAAGATACAGCAAGCACTGGAGTATCACCTTAGTACACCTTTGTATATTACAGTATTTTCTGGCATTGCCATGGCTTTTACCAATATAAAAATATTCTTTTTTGTATTGGTATTTACACTTATTTATTCGCCAATCGCCTTTCGATTTTTTACAAAGCTTGCCAACATGGAGCAAGCCAAACAAGATTCTTGGTATCACCTGTTTGGAACGGTTGCCGATCGCATTGCCAATATTTTTACAATCTTTTCATTTGCGACAAGACAGCGTGAGCTACAAAAAATTCAAGACTATTACGACACCGTCCATAACCCCCTAACGATCAAATACTATAAGTATGATTTGATCATATCCATCATACTCTCTCTAGTTTATTGGGTATTTTTAATATCATTGTTTTGTTATGTTATTGACCTGCGCAACAATGGCGAGATTTCAATTGGCGATATTGCGTTTGTTATGTCCCTGACATTTTTATTTAGCGAAAATTGCTGGAACACAACAATGAAAATTAAGGATTTTTTGGAAGATATCGCGGCCTTTCGCGCCGCGTTCGCCATCATGAAAGTCCCCCAGGATACAATCGATAAACCGCATTCGCCTTCCCTCAAAATCGCAAAAGGGGGGATTGCCTTTCAAGATCTGTCGTTCAATTATGAAAACAACAGCAGTGTATTCAAAAATCTAAATCTTCATATCAAGGCCGGCGAAAGGGTCGGAATTGTCGGACACTCTGGCGCCGGAAAATCAACACTCATATCCTTGCTGCTCAAAAACTTTAAAGCAACAAGTGGCGATATTGTCATCGATGATCAAAGCATCTATGACGTTTCTTCCGATAGTTTGCGGTCTCAGATTTCACTAATTCCACAAGATATTATGCTTTTCCATCGCTCCATCGGTGAAAATATTGGATATGCCAAGGAAAATGCAACGCAAGCCGAAATAGAAAACGCCGCAAAAGCAGCAAACATCCATGAATTTATTGAAACTTTGCCCGACAAATACGACACCCTTGTCGGCGAAAGGGGCGTTAAGCTCAGTGGTGGACAACGTCAACGTATTGCAATCGCAAGGGCCATTCTTAAAAATGCCCCGATTTTGATTTTGGACGAGGCAACGTCTTCTCTTGACAGTCAGACTGAGCAGGAAATTCAAAAATCAATCAACACGATGCTTAACACAAATAAATCAACAGTTATTGCTATCGCGCATCGCCTTTCAACCATCAAGCATTTGGACAGAATCGTCGTTATGGAAGATGGAAACATTATTGAAGATGGCGATTTTTCAACGCTCCTTGCCATTCCGAATGGGAGATTCAAAAATCTTTGGGAACATCAGGTCAATGGAATGGTGGTTTAA
- a CDS encoding 3-dehydroquinate dehydratase: MMKIIYILNGPNLNLLGTRQPDLYGKISLDDIRQNCHLLATEFGYKQDFRQTNHEGMLIDWVQEAAQKASGILINAGGLTHTSVSLLDALLTVTIPVIEVHLTIPCQRESFRHQSFVTPAAHGIVAGFGPNSYTLALRALVEKIEKQRA; this comes from the coding sequence ATGATGAAGATTATTTATATTCTCAATGGCCCGAACCTCAACCTATTGGGGACGCGCCAACCAGATCTATATGGAAAAATATCTTTGGACGATATTCGTCAAAATTGCCATCTGCTAGCCACGGAATTTGGATATAAACAAGATTTTCGGCAAACGAATCACGAAGGGATGCTGATAGACTGGGTCCAAGAAGCCGCACAAAAAGCATCGGGGATTTTGATTAATGCTGGTGGTTTAACGCATACTTCGGTAAGCTTATTAGATGCTTTACTAACAGTGACGATCCCCGTTATCGAGGTACACTTAACCATCCCTTGCCAACGTGAATCTTTCCGCCATCAGTCTTTTGTGACACCAGCGGCACATGGAATTGTTGCGGGGTTTGGGCCCAATAGCTATACATTAGCGTTAAGGGCCTTGGTTGAAAAAATTGAAAAACAAAGAGCTTAA
- a CDS encoding UvrD-helicase domain-containing protein → MPLMDSHSVPDYLLNLNSAQQQAILTTEGPVLILAGAGTGKTRVLTTRLAHILRTSLAYPSQVLAVTFTNRAAQEMRERIAQLLERSVDGMWLGTFHSLSVRILRRHAELVGLQSNFTILDSDDQMRLIKQILKAENIDGQYPPKLIISIINRWKDRGLTPDNTQSPGNAKDYHHIASKVYQTYQERLLILNAADFGDLLLHCLTLFKQQPDVLQSYQDQFHYLLVDEYQDTNVAQYMWLRLLAGRSGGDKGQNLCCVGDDDQSIYGWRGAEIGNILRFEKDFPGATIIRLEQNYRSTSHILGAASGLIAHNQGRLGKTLWTDGDHGEPVSIQGTWDSEAEARYIGDETEAFQRNGYALGDIAILVRAGFQTRELEERFLKIGLPYRVIGGLRFYERLEIRDALAYFRLLVQPDDGLALERIINTPRRGIGTVTLQAIHILAREQGISLPKAAHYYAENEAKGATKAALLLFFENLDRWRQLLEPHNEIPMDHAEVARMVLDESGYTKIWREDKSADSPGRLENLKELISAIKEFQYLPGFLEHVSLVTEKSQSDQQDMISIMTLHAAKGLEFKVVFLSGWEENLFPHPRALQESGQSGLEEERRLGYVGISRAKERAIITYCLQRRSYQGWQPAVPSRFIKEIPGDHVVHINQNGTEISDSMGRIATENPPKKVDRYSEKKPAKLVKAVVLHSFLIGDTVFHQKFGHGTIVDIDGATLGVEFEQSEYKKIIGNFVTKV, encoded by the coding sequence ATGCCATTGATGGACAGTCATTCCGTCCCCGATTATTTATTAAATCTTAATTCCGCGCAACAGCAGGCCATTCTGACAACAGAGGGGCCTGTTCTGATTCTGGCCGGGGCCGGTACAGGGAAAACGCGCGTCTTAACCACTCGGCTTGCACATATTTTACGGACAAGCCTGGCCTACCCATCCCAAGTTTTGGCCGTTACGTTCACCAACAGGGCGGCCCAGGAAATGCGCGAACGCATTGCCCAATTGCTAGAACGATCCGTTGATGGCATGTGGCTGGGCACATTTCATTCTTTGTCCGTTAGAATTTTACGCCGCCATGCCGAACTGGTCGGGCTGCAGTCGAATTTTACGATTCTTGATTCGGATGATCAGATGCGTCTGATTAAGCAGATTCTAAAAGCAGAGAATATCGACGGTCAATATCCGCCCAAACTTATTATATCCATCATCAATCGCTGGAAAGACAGGGGGCTAACCCCGGACAACACACAATCCCCTGGCAACGCCAAGGATTATCACCACATAGCATCCAAAGTTTATCAGACTTACCAGGAACGCCTGTTGATTCTGAATGCTGCTGATTTCGGCGATTTGCTGTTGCATTGTTTAACCCTGTTCAAGCAACAACCAGACGTCCTGCAATCCTACCAAGATCAATTCCATTACCTATTGGTGGACGAATACCAAGACACAAACGTAGCGCAATATATGTGGTTGCGCCTGTTGGCAGGCCGATCAGGGGGCGACAAAGGGCAAAACCTGTGTTGTGTTGGCGATGACGATCAGTCAATCTATGGCTGGCGGGGCGCTGAAATTGGCAATATCTTGCGATTCGAAAAGGATTTCCCCGGCGCCACCATTATTCGGTTGGAACAAAACTACCGATCAACATCCCACATTCTGGGTGCTGCCAGTGGTTTAATTGCCCATAATCAAGGCCGTCTTGGGAAAACATTGTGGACAGACGGAGACCACGGTGAACCCGTATCCATCCAGGGTACATGGGATTCCGAAGCCGAAGCCCGTTACATCGGGGATGAAACCGAAGCATTCCAACGCAATGGATATGCCCTGGGGGATATCGCCATTTTGGTCAGAGCCGGCTTTCAAACCCGTGAACTAGAGGAACGATTCCTGAAAATCGGCCTCCCCTACCGGGTGATTGGCGGCCTTCGATTTTATGAACGATTGGAAATCAGGGATGCTTTAGCCTATTTTAGGTTGCTGGTCCAACCCGACGATGGCTTAGCGTTAGAACGAATCATTAATACACCCCGCCGTGGCATTGGAACTGTAACCCTGCAGGCCATCCACATTTTGGCACGGGAACAAGGGATTTCCCTGCCCAAAGCTGCCCATTATTATGCCGAAAACGAGGCCAAGGGCGCCACCAAAGCTGCACTTTTGCTCTTTTTCGAAAACCTAGACCGGTGGCGACAATTATTGGAACCGCACAATGAAATCCCAATGGATCACGCCGAAGTTGCCAGAATGGTTTTGGATGAATCAGGCTATACGAAAATATGGCGCGAGGATAAATCAGCGGATTCCCCAGGGCGCCTTGAAAACTTAAAAGAATTAATCAGTGCCATAAAGGAATTCCAATATTTGCCAGGATTTTTGGAACACGTTAGTTTGGTCACAGAAAAAAGCCAAAGCGACCAACAAGATATGATCAGCATCATGACGCTGCATGCAGCAAAGGGGTTAGAATTCAAGGTTGTTTTCTTGTCCGGATGGGAAGAAAATCTTTTCCCCCACCCCCGCGCGTTACAAGAATCTGGCCAATCCGGACTAGAAGAAGAACGTCGCCTGGGGTACGTTGGCATCAGCCGTGCAAAAGAACGCGCCATTATAACCTATTGCCTACAAAGACGATCCTATCAAGGGTGGCAACCCGCCGTTCCATCCCGCTTTATCAAGGAAATCCCAGGTGACCATGTCGTTCATATCAACCAAAATGGGACCGAAATTTCAGATTCCATGGGAAGAATCGCGACCGAAAATCCCCCAAAAAAGGTTGATCGTTATAGTGAAAAAAAACCAGCAAAGCTTGTAAAGGCTGTCGTATTGCATTCCTTTTTAATAGGGGACACAGTTTTTCACCAAAAATTTGGGCATGGAACAATCGTCGACATAGATGGGGCCACCCTTGGTGTTGAATTTGAACAGTCAGAGTATAAAAAAATTATCGGGAATTTTGTGACAAAGGTATGA